A stretch of Roseibium porphyridii DNA encodes these proteins:
- a CDS encoding glycosyltransferase family 4 protein, translating into MTVSPSETAQISDDTLRVLIISHGHPTLSLGGAEVASYNLHLGLKAQPGTQSFFLARVGNEYPRHGQSALMGVDDADDELLFHADDYDPFLVSNRNTGDLCRDLRRFVRTLRPDVVHFHHFIGLGLEALYTVRDALPDAVILVTFHEFLSICHHHGQMVKTKGHKLCKAASPIACHGCFPDIAPGAFLRRQQFIQAMLSVADGYVSPSQFLADRYVAWGLPQNKISVIENGLNVREAADVRPVSGGSERRCRFAFFGQMTPYKGIDVLLDAVHRIPQSVWGDDATLTIHGGNLERQPEEFRQRIGELLDTAGQRVRFAGSYQNTDMPSLVRQADWIMMPSVWWENSPVIIQEAFFHGRPIICSDIGGMAEKVRPGIDGLHARASSPEDLADRMCEALTNQDLWSRLRAGIQPPKTHLESAGEHVVLYRDVMEGRSAALAGLPDALKKSA; encoded by the coding sequence ATGACCGTATCGCCTTCCGAAACAGCGCAAATCTCAGACGATACACTGCGCGTACTGATCATTTCCCATGGGCATCCAACGCTTTCACTCGGCGGTGCGGAAGTCGCATCCTACAATCTCCATCTCGGTCTGAAGGCCCAACCGGGGACACAGTCCTTTTTCCTTGCAAGGGTCGGAAACGAGTATCCAAGGCACGGTCAATCCGCCCTGATGGGTGTTGATGATGCCGATGATGAATTGCTCTTTCATGCAGACGACTACGATCCCTTTCTTGTCTCCAACCGCAATACCGGTGACCTGTGCAGGGATCTGCGCCGCTTCGTGCGCACACTTCGTCCGGATGTTGTTCATTTTCACCATTTTATCGGATTGGGTCTGGAAGCGCTCTATACCGTTCGCGATGCATTGCCCGATGCGGTCATTCTTGTGACATTCCATGAGTTTCTGTCGATTTGTCATCATCATGGACAAATGGTCAAAACAAAGGGCCACAAGCTGTGTAAGGCAGCTTCTCCAATCGCCTGTCACGGCTGTTTTCCAGACATCGCACCTGGGGCATTTTTACGTCGTCAGCAGTTCATTCAAGCCATGCTGAGTGTTGCCGACGGCTATGTCTCTCCCAGCCAGTTTCTTGCGGACCGCTATGTTGCCTGGGGGCTGCCTCAGAACAAGATTTCCGTCATTGAAAACGGCTTGAATGTGCGCGAAGCCGCGGATGTCCGTCCAGTTTCCGGGGGCTCTGAACGTCGGTGCCGTTTTGCCTTTTTTGGTCAGATGACACCCTACAAGGGCATCGATGTTCTGTTGGATGCGGTTCATAGGATACCCCAGAGTGTTTGGGGGGACGATGCCACGCTGACCATTCATGGTGGCAATCTGGAACGACAGCCTGAAGAGTTTCGGCAAAGGATCGGCGAACTGCTGGATACGGCTGGTCAACGCGTCCGCTTTGCAGGCAGCTATCAGAATACCGACATGCCGTCCCTCGTACGTCAGGCCGACTGGATAATGATGCCGTCGGTCTGGTGGGAAAACTCTCCTGTGATCATTCAAGAAGCCTTTTTTCACGGCCGTCCGATCATCTGCAGCGACATTGGCGGGATGGCTGAAAAGGTTCGCCCGGGGATCGACGGTCTGCATGCTCGTGCATCAAGCCCCGAGGACCTGGCGGATCGCATGTGCGAAGCGCTCACGAACCAAGACCTGTGGAGCCGGCTTCGGGCCGGTATCCAGCCCCCTAAAACCCATCTGGAGAGCGCCGGAGAGCACGTGGTTCTTTATCGCGATGTCATGGAAGGCCGTTCAGCAGCTCTTGCGGGCTTGCCGGATGCTCTCAAGAAAAGTGCCTGA
- a CDS encoding calcium-binding protein: protein MATIEGSAFQDFLQGTNAQDFIFGLGGSDIILGDEGDDFLFGGNGGDVIAGEDGADKIFGQGGEDVILGGDGSDTIFGGGGSDYIEGGDGGDIIFGGEGTDLIDGGAGNDVMFGGGNHDVFVFTGGGGNDIVMDFQVGDLVQISNNINSTGVSSAADVAARATQVGNNTVIDLGNGDTVTLNNVDADELQNNPEGYIVVS, encoded by the coding sequence ATGGCTACAATTGAAGGCAGCGCCTTCCAGGATTTCCTGCAAGGTACCAATGCCCAAGACTTTATTTTCGGCTTGGGTGGATCGGACATCATTCTCGGTGACGAGGGCGATGACTTTCTTTTCGGTGGGAACGGCGGTGACGTGATCGCCGGCGAAGATGGCGCCGACAAAATCTTTGGTCAGGGCGGCGAAGACGTCATCCTGGGTGGAGATGGCAGTGACACGATCTTCGGCGGTGGCGGTTCCGACTACATCGAAGGCGGTGACGGTGGCGACATCATTTTCGGTGGTGAAGGTACTGATCTGATTGATGGCGGCGCAGGCAACGATGTGATGTTCGGTGGTGGCAACCACGACGTCTTCGTGTTCACCGGTGGCGGTGGCAATGACATCGTGATGGACTTCCAGGTGGGTGATCTGGTTCAGATCTCCAACAACATCAACAGCACAGGCGTTTCTTCTGCGGCTGATGTTGCCGCACGTGCGACGCAGGTGGGCAACAACACGGTCATTGACCTGGGCAACGGTGACACCGTGACGCTCAACAATGTCGATGCCGATGAGCTTCAGAACAACCCTGAAGGCTACATCGTCGTCTCCTGA
- a CDS encoding class I SAM-dependent methyltransferase, with product MNSPVLIRDTAGLLPVALSGERLADLQAYVLRNRFLPVPPSEDNFVGDGDYLAIGTEFLGHFIELGGLRAHEKVLDVGCGIGRMAVPLTQFLDQAKARYVGFDPASAGIQWCTRNISSVYPNFRFAHLDVANSLYNPEGYIRGNEVALPFASGAFDFAIMTSVITHLPADEIGPYFQEIARLLGKGGRLFVSAFVMVQDRNPDAKPRIDFKRAGEGPAWFADEKEPMMAVAFDDGFIESALQAAGFELAVKRLGHWRGGSNSLHYQDFFVALKTNAEVT from the coding sequence ATGAATTCGCCGGTTCTCATTCGGGATACGGCGGGATTGTTGCCCGTCGCGCTAAGTGGGGAACGACTTGCCGATCTTCAGGCCTACGTTTTGCGCAATCGTTTCCTTCCGGTGCCGCCAAGTGAAGACAACTTTGTCGGAGACGGTGATTATCTTGCCATTGGCACCGAATTCCTCGGGCACTTTATCGAGCTTGGCGGGCTGCGTGCCCACGAGAAAGTGCTCGATGTCGGCTGCGGCATTGGCCGGATGGCGGTTCCGCTCACGCAGTTCCTCGATCAGGCGAAAGCGCGCTATGTCGGGTTTGACCCGGCTTCTGCGGGCATCCAGTGGTGTACGCGAAACATCTCATCAGTTTATCCGAACTTTCGTTTCGCGCATCTTGATGTTGCCAACTCGCTCTACAATCCCGAAGGCTATATCCGTGGCAACGAAGTGGCCTTGCCATTTGCGAGCGGTGCTTTCGATTTTGCCATCATGACGTCCGTTATCACGCATCTGCCTGCGGATGAAATTGGACCTTATTTCCAGGAAATCGCGCGCCTTCTGGGCAAAGGTGGACGCTTGTTTGTTTCGGCGTTCGTTATGGTTCAGGACAGAAATCCCGACGCTAAGCCGCGCATCGATTTTAAGCGAGCGGGTGAGGGGCCTGCCTGGTTTGCCGATGAAAAGGAACCGATGATGGCAGTCGCTTTCGATGACGGTTTCATCGAAAGCGCCTTGCAAGCCGCAGGATTCGAATTGGCCGTCAAACGATTGGGGCATTGGCGCGGTGGCAGCAATTCTTTGCACTATCAGGATTTTTTCGTTGCCTTGAAGACAAACGCGGAGGTGACGTGA
- a CDS encoding glycosyltransferase family 4 protein codes for MRILVFAHNHPDLHPGGTETVALELAKAYRKAGHQSLFVGATNHLHREPHPGTSFQAISDSGDELLMWAGHFDRFNMSQVDLQAFVPDMRTLLENFQPDVVHIHHLLLFGVELPVLLRRVLPDVRIVMTLHDYYAICANDGVLMKSPDEACAALGPGGLCRCLPEAKPNDLRLRERFIKTHLATVDEFVAPSAFLRDVYVRWGLPAEKIRIISNGRPDTTPVASRAATDEPKTVFGYFGNLTPWKGIEVLLQAARLLKDKELDFELRVHGGAPFQDKEFVKRIDALFEETAPNVQRLGAYRPDEVAGLMEPVDWVVVPSVWWENAPLVIAEAQQHGRPVITSGVGGMAEAVKDGVDGLHVRKNDPVSLAITMATAAGDVELYRNLAANVRTPLSVASVAEQYLGLFQGRQSTPRAPAA; via the coding sequence ATGCGCATTCTCGTTTTTGCCCACAATCACCCGGATCTGCATCCTGGCGGTACGGAAACGGTCGCTCTGGAGCTCGCCAAGGCGTATCGGAAGGCGGGGCATCAATCGCTCTTTGTCGGCGCGACGAACCATTTGCACCGCGAACCCCACCCAGGCACCAGCTTTCAGGCGATCAGTGACAGCGGCGATGAACTGCTGATGTGGGCAGGTCATTTTGATCGGTTCAACATGAGCCAGGTCGATTTACAGGCCTTTGTTCCTGACATGCGAACCCTGCTTGAAAATTTCCAGCCGGATGTCGTTCATATCCATCATTTGCTGCTCTTCGGCGTCGAGCTCCCTGTGCTGTTGCGTCGCGTGCTCCCGGATGTCCGTATTGTCATGACGCTGCACGACTATTACGCGATTTGCGCCAATGACGGCGTCCTGATGAAAAGTCCGGATGAAGCCTGTGCGGCGCTGGGGCCGGGGGGACTTTGTCGCTGTCTTCCGGAAGCCAAACCGAATGACCTGCGTTTGCGGGAACGCTTCATCAAAACACATTTGGCCACAGTGGATGAATTCGTCGCACCAAGTGCGTTCTTGCGGGACGTTTATGTGCGCTGGGGACTTCCGGCTGAGAAGATACGCATCATCAGCAACGGACGACCTGACACCACACCTGTAGCCAGCAGGGCAGCGACAGACGAGCCGAAAACAGTGTTTGGTTACTTTGGAAATCTGACGCCCTGGAAAGGTATCGAAGTCCTCCTTCAGGCAGCTCGTCTGCTTAAGGACAAGGAGCTTGATTTTGAACTCAGGGTTCATGGCGGGGCACCTTTTCAGGACAAGGAATTCGTCAAGCGTATTGACGCTCTCTTTGAAGAAACGGCGCCGAACGTGCAGCGGCTCGGTGCTTACCGACCTGATGAAGTCGCCGGCCTCATGGAACCGGTTGACTGGGTGGTCGTGCCGTCTGTCTGGTGGGAAAACGCCCCCTTGGTCATTGCGGAAGCTCAGCAGCATGGCCGCCCTGTCATAACCAGTGGTGTCGGGGGTATGGCGGAGGCTGTCAAGGACGGCGTGGATGGTCTTCATGTTCGCAAGAATGACCCCGTCAGCCTGGCCATCACCATGGCGACGGCTGCCGGAGACGTCGAACTCTACCGAAATCTGGCGGCAAATGTTCGCACGCCTCTCTCGGTGGCGTCCGTTGCCGAACAGTATCTGGGCCTCTTTCAAGGCCGGCAGTCAACGCCGCGCGCACCTGCTGCGTGA
- a CDS encoding glycosyltransferase family 2 protein — protein MEPVVTLEGVQKLPNTRQRQNAASNNDRTDISPVPVDGHSLLCVGLDRETLLVAGVGNVFSGGWPAVLNDDPKATVSCTVAVLQHDGRVKGNKTPFVAVLSLPVGLDIRPERLTIRCQGHSHPYGFKYQADDLKSFFGKVSEVSSQTEPDVIDSLVQVLLNCGATPEVMDTTARLVDGFSGRDGFVEILGSFDEGDTYLQGWAKAIPAGTCRVFVLGERLQIGAFTSGLFERKDTGGKAVGFSGLLTVEGGTDVQSLRKIFVRSRAGWNAVHVHERKSVLPVRALPSHIRSLLPKLSPAGDGRALLEEASKRFDGRETVSELDVPVRVGIDFSACVDRAGALLSGWLLDPEERVDTVLFRSDGKSCRLDARWTNQRRPDVTSAFETLSPFLTGPDAKQRHGFLVHVPAQDGVVFKEAYLELVLKDGRSAFAPIALGRASLKPALRRLVSGLDPSTAFRPDVLERHFLPFVQVAEAPDPAVSQTYDLSPFPESAVLALVIGLDDDFERSRVLLSLCALDPSLKDLPIVLAISDEVGQEQIEDFRRVVGFFGLAVRLVLVNHAGDALDAIQAGASEAPCDTIVCLSSAVLPRAPGWLETLHSAFQAHDEALLVAPTILYEDDTIRWGGAWIEMEDGRHQVKQHYLGYPRRTLLGAETTKVAAVPFDCCILSRSALAEAGGFSRNYLGTDEKGLDAALRLKLSGVGLLWVPQVEMIHADDGAPATANWKKLVAEIDRRSFDRFWSPVLPELVEARA, from the coding sequence ATGGAGCCAGTCGTCACTTTGGAGGGAGTGCAGAAGTTGCCGAACACCCGGCAGCGTCAGAACGCGGCTTCGAACAATGATAGGACGGACATTTCCCCCGTCCCGGTCGACGGGCATTCACTTCTTTGCGTTGGACTTGATCGCGAAACACTTCTGGTCGCGGGCGTTGGCAATGTTTTTTCAGGTGGCTGGCCAGCCGTTCTCAATGACGATCCGAAGGCAACGGTTTCCTGTACGGTTGCCGTGTTGCAGCACGATGGACGGGTGAAGGGTAACAAGACACCATTCGTTGCCGTTCTTTCCCTGCCAGTCGGGCTGGATATCCGGCCAGAACGTCTCACGATCCGGTGCCAGGGTCATTCTCATCCCTATGGGTTCAAGTATCAGGCGGATGACCTCAAAAGCTTCTTCGGCAAAGTGAGTGAGGTTTCGTCCCAGACGGAGCCGGATGTGATCGACAGCCTGGTTCAAGTGCTGCTGAACTGCGGAGCCACACCGGAAGTCATGGACACAACGGCCAGACTTGTCGACGGCTTCTCGGGGCGTGACGGATTTGTGGAAATTCTGGGATCGTTCGATGAGGGCGACACTTATCTGCAAGGTTGGGCCAAGGCCATTCCTGCCGGTACATGCCGCGTTTTCGTACTTGGGGAGCGTCTTCAGATCGGAGCATTCACTAGCGGACTTTTTGAACGCAAGGACACAGGGGGCAAGGCGGTTGGTTTTTCCGGTCTGCTTACTGTCGAAGGCGGAACGGATGTCCAATCTCTCCGAAAGATCTTTGTTCGAAGCCGGGCAGGCTGGAATGCAGTTCATGTACATGAACGCAAGTCGGTGCTGCCGGTCAGGGCCCTGCCGTCGCACATCCGGTCCCTCCTGCCGAAGCTCTCCCCAGCAGGCGATGGCAGGGCCCTTCTGGAAGAGGCCAGCAAGCGTTTCGATGGTCGGGAAACTGTCAGCGAGCTGGATGTACCGGTTCGCGTCGGGATCGACTTCAGCGCTTGTGTGGATCGCGCAGGTGCGCTGCTGTCCGGTTGGCTTCTGGACCCGGAAGAGCGTGTCGACACCGTGTTGTTTCGTTCAGATGGGAAAAGCTGCCGACTTGATGCCCGTTGGACAAACCAGCGGCGTCCGGATGTGACAAGTGCGTTCGAGACACTCTCTCCGTTTTTGACAGGGCCGGATGCGAAACAGCGCCATGGATTTCTCGTTCATGTTCCAGCGCAAGACGGCGTTGTCTTCAAGGAAGCATATCTTGAACTTGTTCTCAAAGACGGCAGATCGGCTTTCGCCCCGATCGCACTTGGCCGGGCGTCACTGAAACCGGCATTGCGGCGGCTGGTGTCAGGCCTTGATCCTTCTACTGCCTTTCGTCCCGACGTCCTTGAGCGCCACTTTCTGCCCTTTGTACAGGTGGCGGAAGCGCCGGATCCGGCGGTTTCCCAAACCTACGACCTGAGTCCTTTCCCGGAAAGCGCGGTGCTTGCACTGGTTATCGGACTGGATGACGATTTTGAAAGATCCAGAGTACTTCTATCCCTTTGTGCGCTCGACCCGAGCTTGAAGGACTTGCCGATTGTCTTGGCAATATCCGACGAGGTGGGGCAAGAGCAGATCGAAGACTTTCGCCGGGTCGTCGGGTTTTTCGGGTTGGCCGTTCGATTGGTTCTGGTGAACCATGCCGGCGACGCGCTCGATGCGATCCAGGCAGGCGCCAGCGAAGCGCCGTGCGACACAATCGTTTGTCTTTCTTCTGCGGTTCTGCCGCGGGCACCTGGATGGTTGGAGACGCTGCATTCGGCTTTCCAAGCTCACGATGAAGCCCTGCTGGTCGCGCCAACCATTCTCTATGAGGACGACACTATCAGGTGGGGTGGTGCCTGGATTGAGATGGAGGACGGTCGCCATCAGGTGAAGCAGCACTATCTCGGCTATCCGCGCCGAACCCTTTTGGGAGCGGAAACAACCAAGGTTGCCGCCGTGCCGTTCGACTGCTGTATCTTGTCCCGGTCGGCTCTTGCGGAAGCGGGCGGGTTTTCCCGGAACTATCTCGGCACCGACGAGAAGGGCCTTGATGCGGCATTGCGATTGAAGCTTTCCGGGGTTGGTTTGCTTTGGGTGCCGCAGGTGGAAATGATCCACGCCGATGACGGCGCCCCGGCCACTGCCAATTGGAAAAAACTTGTTGCCGAAATCGACCGGCGCAGTTTCGACCGCTTCTGGTCACCAGTCTTGCCGGAGTTGGTGGAGGCCAGGGCATGA
- a CDS encoding polysaccharide pyruvyl transferase family protein, producing the protein MSRILVMIPSGEVYDHNNVRWYSHRDIQRNINHYHNIGDAFVFDSSLKLLNFDKLETLTIREFNPDEIDRLREEFDYVVLRGSNYINEQMNWELSEQVLNRLQLPVLAFGIGAQAPVDGKLSLSNTTQNVLRLIADSTASIGVRGNYTAEILSDIGITNTRVIGCPTAFRRNDPDMKIRLPNIDDVRKVGVTVRREVSPAYAKDIRQYLTFHRDLIKSVAGRFDTVLMAQGELEEKKLVLGTQDQCEEAIAALRKNAWVSEWYLDDEIEALYRNRLFYSEVVSDYDDCVKACDFVLGYRLHGNLMALANGVPALYFTYDSRTREFADTFSIPSFDVFGDQVFRLRDFWDQSLFDAFNRAYADTYFTMSDFLTENRVAHFMRERTTLSHPQTALAM; encoded by the coding sequence ATGTCCCGTATCCTGGTGATGATACCATCCGGCGAAGTTTATGATCATAACAATGTGCGTTGGTACAGCCACCGGGACATTCAGCGCAACATCAACCACTACCACAATATTGGGGATGCATTTGTCTTCGATTCATCGCTCAAACTGTTGAATTTCGACAAGCTGGAAACCCTCACGATCCGGGAATTCAACCCGGACGAAATCGACCGCCTGCGTGAAGAATTCGACTATGTCGTGCTCCGCGGATCCAACTACATCAACGAGCAAATGAACTGGGAGCTGTCGGAACAGGTTCTGAACCGGCTTCAGCTGCCGGTGCTGGCATTCGGGATCGGTGCCCAAGCGCCGGTTGACGGAAAACTATCCTTGTCCAACACCACACAGAACGTGCTGCGACTGATTGCGGATTCAACTGCCTCGATCGGAGTTCGCGGCAACTATACGGCTGAGATACTTTCAGATATCGGGATCACAAACACCCGGGTCATTGGTTGCCCGACAGCGTTTCGGCGCAATGATCCTGACATGAAGATCCGTCTGCCAAATATCGATGATGTCAGGAAAGTCGGCGTTACGGTGCGGCGTGAAGTTTCGCCAGCATATGCAAAGGATATCCGGCAATACCTGACCTTCCATCGAGACCTCATCAAGTCGGTCGCGGGCCGCTTCGATACTGTCCTCATGGCCCAAGGTGAGCTTGAAGAGAAGAAGCTGGTTCTGGGCACACAGGATCAGTGTGAAGAGGCAATTGCCGCCCTGCGTAAAAATGCCTGGGTAAGCGAATGGTATCTCGATGACGAGATTGAAGCTCTCTACAGGAACCGACTGTTTTATTCCGAGGTCGTTTCCGACTATGACGATTGCGTAAAGGCTTGCGATTTCGTCCTTGGGTATCGCTTGCATGGAAACCTCATGGCTTTGGCCAATGGTGTTCCGGCCCTCTACTTCACCTATGACAGCCGCACACGCGAATTCGCCGACACATTCAGCATTCCGAGTTTCGATGTCTTCGGCGATCAGGTTTTCCGTTTGCGAGACTTTTGGGACCAGAGCCTTTTCGACGCATTCAATCGCGCCTATGCGGACACCTACTTCACCATGAGTGATTTTCTGACTGAGAACCGCGTGGCTCACTTTATGCGCGAGCGAACGACTCTGAGTCATCCTCAAACCGCCCTTGCCATGTAA
- a CDS encoding glycosyltransferase family 2 protein, translating to MLETLGKYAEADFESPQIYQLTSGVCLLVWDPPHQVNAAPRLEEQSSSSFGSIASVRLARLDGRSRIVWAFSLKEKSRLDLKLTAGAIGSEARLAVDVTQSIPMADAFAITSGLSQAACAVFVTTFLNAWSGMFRLSRSRRFVDFARELLRSVNDAPPVVEFVASVGRVHILETLLNSDSAELQTAVLIGDFGIQRLDSSTCNVSYNNGRNRLFLGSVELHQPPQNGFLVLAGAWGLAIRRIAVENAGRSLSTWWGTNSRKLPEVRDYLIAEIGKRSEETEAAVLNMQANEPLAARRHGSLAESTSFCSIETALSGEAGVLVGGWMRDPGKAYRGIDILSGTHAPIPLELMTFDGVLPETQGGYAIKRFVAFAPVGSSLRHNLQPRFELRLVSGERASLVPPPQPSDICEVRAKALSVATPRHVSDEVLSGCLSHILSEIQERFRHSVGAPKEITFGTVLTNPTVSIVIPLYKVFEFIKAQLAAFSTDSWLAENAEIVFVLDSPQQVTHVEDLLAGFHLLYGLPLRLVVMERNGGYALACNAGAEAARGRYLAMINSDVVPIEAGWLEQLCASLMMDEQIGAVGGKLLYADNAIQHAGLKFIQDDKGRWFNHHYYKGFPRQFPEASSSREVPGVTGACMVLAKEDFETVGGFTNDYIVGDYEDSDLCLKLRKLNRKICYIGDAELYHFERVSIRKNDDYTGGVASQYNRWLHQSRWEDDIVALMGAAALREEGSRA from the coding sequence ATGCTCGAGACGCTGGGCAAATACGCCGAGGCGGACTTTGAGTCGCCGCAAATCTATCAATTGACGTCGGGGGTCTGCCTTCTTGTGTGGGATCCTCCTCATCAGGTGAATGCAGCTCCACGGCTGGAAGAACAATCCTCGAGCTCATTCGGTTCGATCGCTAGTGTCAGGCTTGCGCGTCTGGATGGTCGATCGCGCATTGTCTGGGCCTTCTCCTTGAAGGAAAAGTCAAGGCTGGATCTCAAGCTTACGGCCGGTGCCATCGGTTCTGAGGCTCGTTTGGCGGTAGATGTTACCCAATCGATACCGATGGCCGACGCCTTTGCCATCACGAGCGGTCTCAGTCAGGCTGCCTGTGCGGTATTCGTAACGACGTTTCTGAACGCATGGTCAGGCATGTTCCGGTTGTCACGTTCGCGCAGGTTTGTCGATTTCGCACGCGAGCTTCTGCGCTCTGTCAATGACGCTCCTCCGGTTGTCGAATTCGTGGCGAGTGTCGGAAGGGTGCACATTCTGGAGACGCTTCTCAACAGCGACAGCGCCGAACTTCAGACGGCTGTTTTGATCGGTGATTTCGGCATTCAACGTCTTGATAGTTCAACCTGCAACGTCTCTTACAACAACGGCAGGAACAGGCTGTTTCTCGGCTCGGTTGAGCTTCATCAACCGCCGCAAAACGGTTTCCTCGTGCTTGCTGGGGCATGGGGCCTCGCCATTCGCAGGATCGCCGTTGAAAACGCAGGGCGTTCGCTGAGCACCTGGTGGGGGACGAATTCCCGGAAGTTGCCGGAGGTTCGGGACTACCTCATAGCCGAAATCGGAAAACGGTCCGAGGAGACCGAGGCGGCTGTTTTGAATATGCAAGCAAATGAACCGCTAGCAGCGCGACGCCATGGGTCGCTTGCTGAATCAACTTCCTTCTGTTCCATCGAAACAGCCCTGTCTGGTGAGGCCGGTGTTCTGGTTGGAGGTTGGATGCGGGACCCGGGAAAGGCCTATCGCGGGATCGATATTCTCTCAGGAACACATGCACCCATTCCACTGGAACTCATGACGTTTGACGGTGTCCTTCCGGAAACGCAGGGCGGCTACGCAATCAAACGGTTTGTCGCCTTCGCGCCAGTCGGCAGCTCATTGCGGCACAACCTTCAGCCCCGTTTCGAGCTCAGACTGGTGTCGGGCGAACGGGCTTCTCTGGTCCCTCCGCCGCAACCAAGCGACATTTGCGAGGTCAGGGCAAAAGCACTTTCGGTGGCAACACCTCGGCATGTGAGCGATGAAGTCCTGTCCGGCTGCCTGTCGCATATTCTGTCTGAAATTCAGGAGCGCTTTCGTCACTCGGTTGGCGCACCCAAAGAGATTACGTTCGGCACTGTGCTGACGAACCCGACGGTTTCGATTGTCATTCCGCTCTACAAGGTATTCGAGTTCATCAAGGCCCAGCTGGCCGCCTTCTCAACCGACAGCTGGCTTGCGGAAAACGCGGAAATCGTCTTTGTGCTCGATTCGCCTCAGCAGGTCACGCATGTCGAGGACCTGCTCGCCGGCTTTCACTTGCTTTATGGCTTGCCGCTGCGCCTTGTGGTCATGGAACGCAACGGCGGCTACGCCCTTGCCTGTAATGCCGGCGCAGAGGCTGCGCGTGGCCGCTACCTTGCCATGATCAACTCCGATGTCGTGCCGATCGAGGCAGGCTGGTTGGAGCAATTGTGCGCCAGCCTGATGATGGACGAGCAGATCGGGGCGGTCGGCGGCAAACTGCTCTACGCAGATAATGCAATCCAGCACGCAGGCCTGAAATTCATTCAGGACGACAAAGGTCGTTGGTTCAATCACCACTACTACAAGGGCTTTCCGAGACAGTTTCCCGAAGCCAGCTCTTCTCGTGAAGTGCCCGGGGTGACCGGTGCCTGCATGGTGTTGGCGAAGGAAGACTTCGAGACCGTTGGAGGCTTCACCAATGATTACATTGTCGGTGATTACGAAGACAGTGACCTTTGCTTGAAGCTCAGGAAGCTGAACCGGAAGATCTGCTACATCGGTGATGCCGAGCTTTACCATTTTGAGCGGGTTTCCATCCGCAAGAACGATGACTACACCGGCGGTGTCGCCTCACAGTACAATCGCTGGCTTCATCAGTCCCGATGGGAGGACGATATCGTCGCACTGATGGGAGCCGCGGCTCTGCGTGAAGAAGGGTCAAGAGCATGA